Proteins encoded in a region of the Vitis riparia cultivar Riparia Gloire de Montpellier isolate 1030 chromosome 7, EGFV_Vit.rip_1.0, whole genome shotgun sequence genome:
- the LOC117918252 gene encoding uncharacterized protein LOC117918252, giving the protein MSIGASLAGFHTSIRPVVAVDGTFLKAKYLGTLFIAACKDGNNQIYPLAFGIGDSENDASWEWFLQKLHDALGHIDDLFVISDRHGSIEKAVHKVFPYARHGVCTYHVGQNLKTKFKNPAIHKLFHDAAHAYRISEFNFIFGQLEMIDPRAARYLMDIGVDRWARSYSIGKRYNIMTTGIVESLNAVLKNARDLPVLQLVEELRNLLQKWFVTCQQQAMSMSTELTMWADGELRSRYNMSATYLVEPINSKECNVNYAGISAQVNLDTRSCTCRQFDLDHIPCTHAIVACRFYNISCYTLCSKYFTTKALLSSYSECIYPTGNEIDWVVPNHIRDKVVLPPKTRRPTGRPRKVRIPSGGEGKRTSRCSRCGQYGHNRKTCKRPIP; this is encoded by the coding sequence ATGTCGATTGGTGCATCTCTTGCTGGGTTTCACACATCAATAAGGCCTGTGGTTGCAGTTGATGGGacatttttgaaagcaaagtaCTTAGGGACTTTATTTATTGCAGCATGTAAAGATGGCAACAATCAGATATACCCTTTAGCCTTTGGGATTGGTGATTCAGAAAATGATGCCTCATGGGAGTGGTTTTTACAAAAACTACATGATGCACTTGGAcacattgatgatttgtttgtgaTATCAGATCGACATGGTAGCATTGAGAAAGCAGTACATAAAGTATTTCCCTATGCGAGGCATGGTGTCTGCACTTATCACGTTGGacaaaatttgaagacaaaGTTCAAGAATCCTGCAATTCATAAGTTGTTCCATGATGCTGCCCATGCTTATCGTATTTcagagtttaattttatatttgggcaACTAGAGATGATTGACCCAAGAGCAGCAAGATATTTGATGGATATAGGTGTTGATCGATGGGCTCGTTCATATTCTATCGgaaaaagatataatatcatGACGACAGGGATCGTTGAAAGCCTTAATGCTGTGTTGAAAAATGCTAGAGATCTTCCGGTTTTGCAATTGGTTGAAGAATTGAGAAActtacttcaaaaatggtttgtgacttGTCAACAACAAGCAATGTCAATGTCAACTGAACTTACCATGTGGGCTGATGGAGAACTTCGTTCTAGGTATAATATGTCAGCAACATATCTAGTGGAACCTATCAACTCCAAGGAGTGTAATGTTAACTATGCTGGCATTAGTGCTCAAGTGAATTTAGACACTCGTTCATGCACATGTCGACAATTTGATCTTGATCATATTCCATGTACACATGCTATTGTTGCTTGTAGATTTTACAACATTTCATGTTACACTTTGTGCTCCAAGTATTTTACTACTAAAGCATTGTTATCTTCATATTCAGAGTGTATTTATCCAACTGGAAATGAAATAGATTGGGTAGTACCTAATCATATTCGTGACAAAGTTGTGTTACCACCTAAAACGAGACGCCCAACAGGAAGACCAAGGAAAGTAAGAATTCCTTCTGGTGGAGAGGGCAAGCGTACATCTCGTTGTAGTCGATGTGGTCAATATGGGCATAATCGGAAAACATGCAAACGACCAATCCCTTGA
- the LOC117918253 gene encoding uncharacterized protein LOC117918253 — MLHQSNASQDAKKNDLRHEKSSSDTAAYVAAATAAMAEETTNDAVAPSIETGIFEDVIDDEVERNDIPMDVNIDMEASRNLQLAEKHMTKELKDDYSIDDPVIDIAKLFGTPTMSGEFSVYVIPHHLSPAIFKRRREIKKSRILQHPFTDPTKRKKLRK; from the exons ATGTTGCACCAATCAAATGCCTCACAAGATGCCAAGAAGAATGACTTAAGGCATGAAAAAAGCTCATCTGACACTGCTGCATATGTTGCTGCTGCTACTGCTGCAATGGCAGAAGAAACAACAAATGATGCAGTCGCCCCATCAATAGAG ACTGGAATTTTTGAGGATGTTATAGATGATGAAGTGGAGAGGAATGACATTCCCATGGATGTGAACATTGATATGGAAGCTTCTAGAAACCTTCAGCTTGCAGAAAAACACATGACTAAAGAGTTGAAAGATGACTACTCTATTGATGATCCAGTTATTGATATTGCCAAGTTGTTTGGTACCCCAACTATGTCGGGCGAGTTTTCAGTATATGTCATACCTCACCATCTATCTCCTGCCATTTTTAAGCGAAGGCGTGAGATTAAAAAGTCTCGTATCTTGCAGCACCCTTTTACAGATCCCACCAAGAGaaagaaactaagaaaatag